The sequence GTGGAACAGGGAGGGGCTACCTGGGACAGACATCCCTTCCACACTGCTGCAGGTCTTATTCACCCTGTTTTACataagggggaaactgaggcaccaagagggAAGTGGTCATAAAGCCAGTCACAGCAGAGcttggactagaacccaggagacctcactcccagcccccctgctctaacctattagaccccactcccctcctagagctgggacAGAACCAGGCATCCCAGGTCAGAGGGGTTCATCCAGGTCGACAGCCGCTTCGCGGAGCAGCCTGTGTGGGGTTCCCGGCCCAGGTCCCATCTCCCCGGGGTGGCGGTACTGGGCCGGGTGCTCCTGGGGCTGGTGCTGGCcctcagggtgcagggggagactGTTGTCTGTGGGGTGCCTCTGTAGCTGCTCCGCCGTCCCCTGGGCTCCCAGCGCAGGTGTGGTGGAGTGGCACCCACTGCAGGGGGCCTGGGTTTTCTCAGGCCGTGGGTCCTGGAAGGCAGAGCAAGTCAGGGACTTAGTGGGcatgtggcggggggagggactAAGAGTGGCAGGGATCaattgggatgggggcagggactgagtgGGCACTGAGGCAGATGGGGTGACATGGGGGATAGGGACTGAGCAGGCGTGAGGGGTGATGGGGGGACTGtgcaggcagtggggaggggtaAGGAAGGGGGTAGGGATGGAGCGGAGAGTAGACAGGGGAGGGGTCAGGAGGGGTCAGGAGTTGGGTGGatagcagggaggggagggggcagggactgggtgggTAGCAGGGAGTCCCTGTCAATGACTCCCCCCAGAGCACCTCCCCACGTACCTGGCATGGGCTCCCAGGGGGCCGCCCTGAGGGGCTCTGTTGCCGCCAACTCAGGGCTCTCTGGACATCAGGGCGCAGCTCCATGGGCTCCTCTTCATGGAAACGCcccagcagggccaggctggcctgGAGAGTGGTCAGGTAATAGCCCCCTGGGGGAGGATGGGGCGTAGATTgtcaggccagaagggcccatggGGATTCTCTAGGCTGGCCCCCtctctgcacagggctgccctGAATTGATTCCTGGAGGAACTAGCACGGATCTCAGAAAAACATCCCACCCTGCTTTAGACACTGCCAGCGAGGGAGAATGCAGCCCGTGGGAGGCTGTTCCCCTGATTAATTCCCTTCACTTACAAAGGTGCAccttattgccagtctgaatttgtccagcttcagcttccagcccttggctcttGCTAGACCTTTGGCTGCTAGACTGAGGAGCCGTCTGCTCTCCCGTTTCTGTTCCCCACGTAGGTACTTGGACTGGGATCACTCTTAGCCTTTTCTCTGTCAAACTAAACAGATCGAGCTCCTGGGGTCTCTCACTCTGAGGCCTGTTCTCTGAGCCTTTAGTCAtgctcgtggctcttctctgagccctccaATTTACCAGCATCCCTCTTGCATTGTGAGCACCAGGACTGGACGCGGGATTCCAGCAGCAGCCGCACCAGCGCCACACACGGAGGTAACAGAACCTCCCTTCTCCTagtcgagattcccctgtttacacACCCCAGGATCGCAGAGCTCACGTTCAGAGGATTAGGTGGGTCCCTCCCATTTAGGGAAGTAAACGGACTCAGGGATTTTCCTCTCTAGGGGGCACCAtctctgatctggccccagggaCTGACTGGCTCAGGGGGACAAGGAAAAAGGGTAGTGGAGGGCCTAGGGGTCTCCCTTACCTTCccccaggagctggctggggtcCATCAGCTCCATCATGTACTCAGCCTCCATGAGCAACTGGGGCAGGTCGCACTGAGCCAGGATGAAGCTCAGAACCGGCAAGAACTCGTCCGCCCCATAGCTCCCATCTGAGGGGAAGAGGGGACAAGTGAGTGGGTGCTGGCAGGGATGTAGCAGGAACATAGGGGGATCAGGAGGGGGGGTCCCGGCAGCAGGGGATGCAGGCGGCATTGGGAGCacgagctgggggaggggggctcccagcagcagggggctgtgggcagcatggagagcacaggctgggctgggctgggggagggatcccAGAATCCAGGGAGGCGTGGGGTGAGGTGCACaggcggggggatgggggagggtggggtgggggggccctGGGTGGATAtgtgagatgggggaggggcacaggggtcggttatggggatggggggaggatcAGGAGGTTGTAGGAATGAGTAGGTtggaggtgagggagggggccaggctgggtGATATGGGAATGGTGCTGGGGAACAGGGGGCCATATGGAGGTTGTCTGTACTTGGGGACAGATCTATGGCTGCAGAGATGCTCTCCTAGGCCTGGGTGCTGGGCGAGGAAgagcggagggggaggggacatgCAGGTTAGGCTGGGCGGGAAGGCTGTGCTAGGGGGACCCCCCGTGGCTCTGCAGACACCTTTGCAGCCCTGCAGGAGCAGCATCACGTGggcaaaggaggggaggggggaagggatgaaGGGATCCGTACCCGGGGCTGCCCCCATGGCTCGGTAGACACCCTTGCAGGCCTGCAGCAGCAGTGTCACCTGGGTGCTGGGCGAATAGGCATGCAGAAGCTGCAGCAGTTTGCGCTGTGCCCGCTGGGTGTCATGGGGGCTAGGCAGGGTCGCCCGTGCTGGGAAGGCACCAGGGCCCCGCTCCCGCACCAGCCGCAGGTTCTCCTGGAGCTGGCCCAGGGACCCATCTGCCACGCGTAGCCTGCGCAGCCGTGATGCCAGCACTGGTTTGAGAGGCTTCAGCACACAACGATGTAGGGCCCGTTCCAGCACAGCGTCTGCGGGGTAGGAGTGGGTTACATGGGccagagccaggagtcctggctcccagccccactgctctaacccactaggccccactcccctccctgagctggtaacagaacccaggtgtcctggttcctctcccaccccagctctaacccactagaccgcATTCCCCTTCctgaactgggaatagaacccaggcatcctggctcccccccgccccaaccccctaGACTCCATCCTACtcttagaacccaggagtcctggctcccagccacccctactctaaccactacaccccactcgcctcccagagctggggacagaacccaggagtcctagctcccagccccacagctctaACCCAGTAGACCCCATACtcatcccagagctgggaatagaactcaggcaTCCtggatccctccccccagccccactcacccaGCCTGTGGTCAGGCAGCAGCGTGGGGCtcggcagctccagggctgggctgtgcagCAGCTGGGTCTTGGTGTGGGTCAGGAAGGTCCGGACGGGACTCAGCAGCTCGTGGCTGGACCGCcactcccccccgccacccctcaCTAGGGTCAGGAAATCCTGGATGCTGGCTCCCAGCCTGTTGCTCCGGTCCCGCGCCAGCCCCTCCACGGCCCGTGCCAGCTGTTTCTCAGGGGCCAGCACTGCCAGGACGGCATCGCTCATGGAGCGCAGGGGGGCACGGGGGCGGCGCTGGGCAGGAGGTGAGGGGGCACGAggacccccacccccctcgctcTCTGAGCCACTGGGGGACCCGCTGTCCAGCTCCTGCAGGGATGGGAGGCTGCTCCCGGCTGGCTTGGGATTAAGGGGCTCCCCAGCCCGCTGGGGCACCCGATACCCCGACATGCTGAGCGATGTGTACTGGCCCGGCTCTCGGCGCGGGGTGGGGAGCATCCCAGTCTGGCTGGAAGGGATGGGGGGCGGTGGCTTGGGgggtggtgagagagggctggaggTCTCGGTGGACACCCGCACTTTAATGCTGCGCTTGAAGTCGTCCCGCCGTgagcccccatccctgccctggaaCAGGGGGTTCAGGAAGCCCAGCGCCCCGTTGCCCAAGCCACAGTCCAGCTCCCTTGGGCTCCGGGTGGGGATTGCACCCAGCTGgccagctgcaggggcagcatccTCACAGAGTGGGGGCTCAGGCGACTCCGGGGGGTCCTTGGCATTGAGAGAAGAGCTCCAGaactctggggaggggggaggaaacgAGGGGTCAGCACTGAGGAGAGGACATgggctttcccctctagggggcgctggctctgatccagccccaagGTGGGaggcctggctggctcaggggggcagaatgggatatgagcctttcccctctagggagtGCCAGCTCCAATCTGGCCCcaggcccggggggaggggaactaGAGGAGGAAGGGATGGGAGGGATTTCCCAGCtacctggggggtgcagggaggaggtgcagggtgatgggggaaggggagtggctgtggggatgggggtaaTGGGGTGGAAatggggcacagagagaggatgggcagggagggaccAGGGGGACTGAAGGGAGAGGAAGGATCAGGGAGATCAGTGTAGGGGCCACTGAGATGTGGGGGGGGACGCTGAGGGAGGGGTCCagggggaagggctgtggggggtgtcaCTCACCGAGGCCCAGGTGGGAAATGGCCTCCAGTTCCTTGTGCGACACCGCCTGCTGGATGGGTTGGGGCAGGCGCAGGGTGACCGGGAGAACCTCCCTAGGGGGACAGTGCATCAGGCTCTGACAAcaggcccagggctccctcctcCCTCAGGGACATTCCCCCAATTCCCttctgccccgcccctcccccccgggcacTCCCCCAAttcccttctgcccctcccccttgggcACTTCCCCAATCCTCTTCTGCCCTTTGCTCTCTCCCCCACGGCTGCCCCAATGCCCTCTGTCCTATAACCCCTCCGCTGTCCCCCACTGCCCCGGGCACTACAGGATCTCAGTCTACTGGGAGCAGGGGAGAGCTGAAGCTCGGGGGCTCAGATTTGGGGatgtcccccatcctcccactCACCGGCTCTGGCAGTAGGAGGCCACCAGGTGCAGCAGGTCTGGGAAGCTCCAGGATGAGCCCTCTAGAGAGATGCCTGCAAAGAGAAGGCCCCTCAGACCCTGCAGCGCTAggaggcgctctcccctggcagtcagtacTTGCCTACTGGCCAAGTGCAGCACTAGGGGATACCGTActgcaggagctggggagctcagtaGGGCCCCAGATGCAGGACTGTGTGTAGGCGTGGTGCCCCCTGGGGGGCACAGGGCAGCGCAGACGCATCCCTACCTGCTGCTTTCTCCTGCAGGCAGTAGCTAGCGACGAAGGCCGGGGCCAAGTCATCTAGGAGGCGCAAGCAGAGCACCCGGCGTCGGTGTGTGTTCGATCGGCGCACCAGGAATGTCTGGGGCAGGAATGGGGCACCCATCAGCAGGGGCTAccaggggctggggatttggaacATTTCCTGatatccacccccttccctgctcaGCCCCATGGACCCGTCCAGTGTgggattcccccccacacacccataaATCCATCCAGtgtgggatttccccccccccccatcagcctcATGGACCCCATCTGGCCTGGGTTTTGTCCCCCATCCCCAGTCAGAGCCATGGACCCATCCAGCCCTGTATCATTCCCCTTCCCAGATGAGCCGTAGGGGCCATCCTGCATGATCCCCCCCCCTCAGACCAATGGACCCATCTCCCTCAGTGTCCAGCCCGGCAGAGGCACCCCTGAGCCCTCACCCCGGGGGGCTCACGCTGCAGGATGTGCAGGGCGGTGGCAGAGTTGAGGCTCAGCTGCAGCCAGACAGACTGGGTGAGGAGCAGGCGATCCAGGAGGCTGACGTTGTTCGGAGACCCCCGTgctggtctgggctgggggaagacGTGTGGGTCTGGGACATCGTACACAGGGCCACGCCCCAGACTGAGGAGGGACAGACAGAGCTGTGAGGAGGGCGGGGAGCCTCTAGCACTAAGGGCCAaagcatggaacccaggagtccgggatcCCAGCCCCACCTGTTTTAACCCACTAGCCCCTCGCTgggatagaactcaggagtcctggctcccccccacctccctgtccCCAGGCCCCTCTGCCATACCCGTCTGGCTGGTCCGGGGGCTCCATCTCGGCTGGGTGACCAGGCTGCGGAGACAGGCTCCCTCTGCCAGAAACAGGAGCTGCTGTTAACCCTTAGCGCCCCCCTTCCCCTGGTACCAACTCCTCTGGGGCCCCCAGGGCGGCTGAGTgtggggcagcccagcccagcctgacgCCAGCCCTGAAACGCTACCGggaagctgcaggaggagcaggaaggggcacgACTCATACCCACGTGGCCCTTGCTGGGAATATGCTTCTCCCCAGGGCATGGAGCGCTGGCggggcgctgagatgcagccgcctctggggtggtGCGCGGGGGCTGCTTGTACCGGGAGCTCAGTAGGAGAGGGGGGGATTCCTACACAGGGCGGGCTGCGGCAGCGGCTACACAGTGCCCCGGCTCCGCGGGACGGGGGAGCTGTTCGTGCCTGGGCCAGGAATGCGCACGTCGGCTCTGACTCACCGTCACACCCAGCCCTGGCACAGGGCTGGGCCGGGCtgagccagagccggccccagcCCGAGGCAGGGACAGACGGGCTCCCCCCCCGCAGCGCAGTCACGTTTCCAAGGCGAAGCTGGCTGGGCTGGCACAGCCCATGCGGGGGCGCAGATCTAATCAGCaacccagccccggggcaggggGAACAGAGGGGGACCAGGAACAGACACCAGCCTCCCAGCTTGCCCATTTTGTAcaggggtaaactgaggcacggagaagggTTGTGCTCAAGCGAGCTGCGgatctttgagctctggtcaagtgaaaaagtTCTCAGCCCCTCTTATCTAACCCACTAGTGACTAGACCCTAATCCCTGAGTtaaaaatagaacccaggcgtcctagcCCCCTGCTCTtactcactagaccccactctcttcccagagctagaacccaggagtcccggctcccagcccccctcccactagacacccctcctctcccagggctgggatagaacccaggagtcctagctcccagcaccCTGCTCTAAACTCTAGAGACACTACTCCTCTTCCAGATGGGAGAGAAAGGTCAATCTGAGGGCTGCAGGCCAGGTGTGTACTTATGTGTGTATAATCACagggaaatggaggggggggcagggcagtagatggaggagcgggggggggggagagggggagaggattagcaaaaaaatggaaaatccaTCAGGACCAAGCCAGATCCCAGCTCTCCTGatctcccaccccccatctcAGCCCCCCCAGGTCCCGAGCTATAAATAACTGCCgggctgctccctccctgcccggAGTGAAGTTTTGATGTGACTGGAGCTGACATCACGGCTCATCCTGGGGGAGTTCTGCCAGTGCCCCATCCCAATGCCCCCCCACCACAAGCCCTTACCTGGCAGTGCCCCCTTCCTGCTACCCCTTCGCTGCCTGCAGTGTCGTTATTAATTATTCCCTTCGCTCCCACGTCGGACTCAGATGCTCTGGGTTCTGAGCATGTCTGGGGCGCCAGCCAAACCTGGCAGCTGCCTGGCCGCCCCCAGACACCAGGGGTCCTGGGCACCATCCCCCATGGACTTGCTTTATCTTGGGTTTTGTATCTGTCCCCAGACCCCACCTAAGAGCCCTGCCCGGATGCCCTATCCCCTCACCCTGACATCAGGGAGGCCACAGTGGCTCCCACTAcgaggagggaaactgaggcacaaacagggGCGTGGACTCTGCCACTGTCAGACAGCCAACTGGGAAGAGAACCGAGGggtcctggcttccagccagcacccccctccccaacccagtGGACCCCACAGTCCTTCCAAAactgaggatagaacccaggagtcctggatcccagaccCCAATCAGCTGGGCATGCAGAGAAGGGAGATGAGCCATGGGGAGGGTAGTGGGGTGTTGGAATCCAGGAGATCAGTTCTCTGCACAACTCATGGGGTGTCAGGCTAAAGCCCCAATGTGGGGAGGGACTAGTAGAGACCCCCTGTGGGCAGTTGGCAGGAGGGTTTGAAAGTCCAGCATGGGGTAGAACCAAGATCGGGGTGGGATTCCCAGGTTTGTGACagatccccccacccaccccgtgACCCAGTTCCACTCACTCTAAGGCCCTTGTAGTCTCTCCAGAGCCTGTGAAGTTGGGGTGCAGCTCTGGCTGGGCTCATGCAGAAGGGACGGGAAGGATCCCCCATTTTCATTTTCCCCCTTGCTCTGCTGAGGAGCGCTGGAGGGGTGCAGGCAGCTGCGCTTCTTGGTGTGctgggggaggcctggctgagaATGGGCACGGCCCAGACACGAGGCCCCCAGGTTGTCGGCCACATGAGCGGCTCCCAGCAGTATGGTCTGGCCACGGACTGTGAGGGGCCCTGTCTTTCCCGAGGGAAAGGAAGGCTGGAAAAGGGGCAACAGTGTGGGTTGGGAGAGTTGGGGGGGTCCCAAAGGTGCTGCCACTTGGGGGAAAGAAGCCAGGGTGTGCGTCCCAGAATCAGAGCAGGTTGGAGGTAGGGATGCCCTGATGCtgtagtgaccccccccccaaggggttGTGGCCAGCTGTTCTGGAGGGGCTCAGAGACAAGGGACGGCGcacacagctgggggggggggggctgctggcttAGAGCTGGGAACCCTCTGTGCCCCAGCAAGGGGACA is a genomic window of Chrysemys picta bellii isolate R12L10 chromosome 7, ASM1138683v2, whole genome shotgun sequence containing:
- the LOC135972052 gene encoding ras and Rab interactor 1-like isoform X3; this encodes MEPPDQPDGLGRGPVYDVPDPHVFPQPRPARGSPNNVSLLDRLLLTQSVWLQLSLNSATALHILQREPPGTFLVRRSNTHRRRVLCLRLLDDLAPAFVASYCLQEKAAGISLEGSSWSFPDLLHLVASYCQSREVLPVTLRLPQPIQQAVSHKELEAISHLGLEFWSSSLNAKDPPESPEPPLCEDAAPAAGQLGAIPTRSPRELDCGLGNGALGFLNPLFQGRDGGSRRDDFKRSIKVRVSTETSSPLSPPPKPPPPIPSSQTGMLPTPRREPGQYTSLSMSGYRVPQRAGEPLNPKPAGSSLPSLQELDSGSPSGSESEGGGGPRAPSPPAQRRPRAPLRSMSDAVLAVLAPEKQLARAVEGLARDRSNRLGASIQDFLTLVRGGGGEWRSSHELLSPVRTFLTHTKTQLLHSPALELPSPTLLPDHRLDAVLERALHRCVLKPLKPVLASRLRRLRVADGSLGQLQENLRLVRERGPGAFPARATLPSPHDTQRAQRKLLQLLHAYSPSTQVTLLLQACKGVYRAMGAAPDGSYGADEFLPVLSFILAQCDLPQLLMEAEYMMELMDPSQLLGEGGYYLTTLQASLALLGRFHEEEPMELRPDVQRALSWRQQSPSGRPPGSPCQDPRPEKTQAPCSGCHSTTPALGAQGTAEQLQRHPTDNSLPLHPEGQHQPQEHPAQYRHPGEMGPGPGTPHRLLREAAVDLDEPL
- the LOC135972052 gene encoding ras and Rab interactor 1-like isoform X4; amino-acid sequence: MPWGEAYSQQGPRGLGRGPVYDVPDPHVFPQPRPARGSPNNVSLLDRLLLTQSVWLQLSLNSATALHILQREPPGTFLVRRSNTHRRRVLCLRLLDDLAPAFVASYCLQEKAAGISLEGSSWSFPDLLHLVASYCQSREVLPVTLRLPQPIQQAVSHKELEAISHLGLEFWSSSLNAKDPPESPEPPLCEDAAPAAGQLGAIPTRSPRELDCGLGNGALGFLNPLFQGRDGGSRRDDFKRSIKVRVSTETSSPLSPPPKPPPPIPSSQTGMLPTPRREPGQYTSLSMSGYRVPQRAGEPLNPKPAGSSLPSLQELDSGSPSGSESEGGGGPRAPSPPAQRRPRAPLRSMSDAVLAVLAPEKQLARAVEGLARDRSNRLGASIQDFLTLVRGGGGEWRSSHELLSPVRTFLTHTKTQLLHSPALELPSPTLLPDHRLDAVLERALHRCVLKPLKPVLASRLRRLRVADGSLGQLQENLRLVRERGPGAFPARATLPSPHDTQRAQRKLLQLLHAYSPSTQVTLLLQACKGVYRAMGAAPDGSYGADEFLPVLSFILAQCDLPQLLMEAEYMMELMDPSQLLGEGGYYLTTLQASLALLGRFHEEEPMELRPDVQRALSWRQQSPSGRPPGSPCQDPRPEKTQAPCSGCHSTTPALGAQGTAEQLQRHPTDNSLPLHPEGQHQPQEHPAQYRHPGEMGPGPGTPHRLLREAAVDLDEPL
- the LOC135972052 gene encoding ras and Rab interactor 1-like isoform X1; protein product: MSRAPSCSSCSFPVAFQGWRQAGLGCPTLSRPGGPRGVGTRGRGALRVNSSSCFWQREPVSAAWSPSRDGAPGPARRLCLSLLSLGRGPVYDVPDPHVFPQPRPARGSPNNVSLLDRLLLTQSVWLQLSLNSATALHILQREPPGTFLVRRSNTHRRRVLCLRLLDDLAPAFVASYCLQEKAAGISLEGSSWSFPDLLHLVASYCQSREVLPVTLRLPQPIQQAVSHKELEAISHLGLEFWSSSLNAKDPPESPEPPLCEDAAPAAGQLGAIPTRSPRELDCGLGNGALGFLNPLFQGRDGGSRRDDFKRSIKVRVSTETSSPLSPPPKPPPPIPSSQTGMLPTPRREPGQYTSLSMSGYRVPQRAGEPLNPKPAGSSLPSLQELDSGSPSGSESEGGGGPRAPSPPAQRRPRAPLRSMSDAVLAVLAPEKQLARAVEGLARDRSNRLGASIQDFLTLVRGGGGEWRSSHELLSPVRTFLTHTKTQLLHSPALELPSPTLLPDHRLDAVLERALHRCVLKPLKPVLASRLRRLRVADGSLGQLQENLRLVRERGPGAFPARATLPSPHDTQRAQRKLLQLLHAYSPSTQVTLLLQACKGVYRAMGAAPDGSYGADEFLPVLSFILAQCDLPQLLMEAEYMMELMDPSQLLGEGGYYLTTLQASLALLGRFHEEEPMELRPDVQRALSWRQQSPSGRPPGSPCQDPRPEKTQAPCSGCHSTTPALGAQGTAEQLQRHPTDNSLPLHPEGQHQPQEHPAQYRHPGEMGPGPGTPHRLLREAAVDLDEPL
- the LOC135972052 gene encoding ras and Rab interactor 1-like isoform X2, which translates into the protein MSRAPSCSSCSFPVAFQGWRQAGLGCPTLSRPGGPRGVGTRGRGALRVNSSSCFWQREPVSAAWSPSRDGAPGPARRTFLVRRSNTHRRRVLCLRLLDDLAPAFVASYCLQEKAAGISLEGSSWSFPDLLHLVASYCQSREVLPVTLRLPQPIQQAVSHKELEAISHLGLEFWSSSLNAKDPPESPEPPLCEDAAPAAGQLGAIPTRSPRELDCGLGNGALGFLNPLFQGRDGGSRRDDFKRSIKVRVSTETSSPLSPPPKPPPPIPSSQTGMLPTPRREPGQYTSLSMSGYRVPQRAGEPLNPKPAGSSLPSLQELDSGSPSGSESEGGGGPRAPSPPAQRRPRAPLRSMSDAVLAVLAPEKQLARAVEGLARDRSNRLGASIQDFLTLVRGGGGEWRSSHELLSPVRTFLTHTKTQLLHSPALELPSPTLLPDHRLDAVLERALHRCVLKPLKPVLASRLRRLRVADGSLGQLQENLRLVRERGPGAFPARATLPSPHDTQRAQRKLLQLLHAYSPSTQVTLLLQACKGVYRAMGAAPDGSYGADEFLPVLSFILAQCDLPQLLMEAEYMMELMDPSQLLGEGGYYLTTLQASLALLGRFHEEEPMELRPDVQRALSWRQQSPSGRPPGSPCQDPRPEKTQAPCSGCHSTTPALGAQGTAEQLQRHPTDNSLPLHPEGQHQPQEHPAQYRHPGEMGPGPGTPHRLLREAAVDLDEPL